The Osmia lignaria lignaria isolate PbOS001 chromosome 14, iyOsmLign1, whole genome shotgun sequence genome has a window encoding:
- the LOC117609217 gene encoding uncharacterized protein LOC117609217 isoform X2 produces MYTTENKNTSGRSWIVIAMILAVFHLPAIVSAQLGFERFKSENTIATYDNVLNFAKVGENDVAKQLNEELLGTAKTRHKRLSDQRRAELETLMALSKMTEKLVNVIRGGRHLDLTKSENRLQGK; encoded by the exons ATGTACACCACGGAGAATAAAAACACTTCCGGGAGATCCTGGATCGTTATCGCGATGATACTCGCGGTGTTTCATCTGCCCGCGATTGTGTCCGCGCAATTGGGCTTTGAAAG ATTCAAAAGCGAAAACACCATCGCCACGTACGATAATGTATTGAATTTCGCAAAAGTTGGAGAGAACGACGTTGCAAAGCAGCTGAACGAAGAACTACTTGGCACGGCTAAAAC ACGGCACAAACGATTATCGGATCAAAGGCGAGCAGAACTAGAGACCCTGATGGCTCTTTCAAAGATGACGGAAAAATTGGTCAACGTAATAAGGGGAGGACGACACTTGGACCTGACGAAATC GGAAAATCGGTTACAAGGGAAATAA
- the LOC117609218 gene encoding uncharacterized protein LOC117609218 isoform X1, which yields MQSINGVKSLFVTLMVLSVLDLILMPTTTHARPPPSLLSRQRRVSDQRLAEIETIIGLENVKGKVVTVPVGFGVVDINKIGRRRRSATNNRLETLQRILRIVANDPELLDDEKILSLPMKMKESRHAANDEWFI from the exons ATGCAAAGCATCAACGGAGTGAAAAGTTTGTTTGTCACGTTGATGGTGTTGAGTGTCCTGGACCTGATCCTGATGCCGACCACGACTCACGCGAGACCGCCACCCTCTTTGCTCAG tagACAGAGACGAGTATCGGACCAGAGGCTCGCCGAAATAGAAACGATTATTGGACTGGAGAACGTGAAAGGAAAAGTTGTGACGGTCCCCGTTGGATTCGGTGTAGTTGATATAAATAAGAT AGGTCGTAGACGAAGATCCGCCACGAATAATCGACTCGAAACCCTGCAACGCATCCTGAGAATCGTTGCAAACGATCCCGAGCTGCTCGACGACGAGAAGATTCTTTCCTTGCCAATG AAGATGAAAGAGAGCCGACATGCAGCCAACGACGAATGGTTCATTTAA
- the LOC117609217 gene encoding uncharacterized protein LOC117609217 isoform X1 translates to MYTTENKNTSGRSWIVIAMILAVFHLPAIVSAQLGFERFKSENTIATYDNVLNFAKVGENDVAKQLNEELLGTAKTRHKRLSDQRRAELETLMALSKMTEKLVNVIRGGRHLDLTKSGRRKRSIFDLNVKNLQKLFRLSGKIGYKGNKAYPVVS, encoded by the exons ATGTACACCACGGAGAATAAAAACACTTCCGGGAGATCCTGGATCGTTATCGCGATGATACTCGCGGTGTTTCATCTGCCCGCGATTGTGTCCGCGCAATTGGGCTTTGAAAG ATTCAAAAGCGAAAACACCATCGCCACGTACGATAATGTATTGAATTTCGCAAAAGTTGGAGAGAACGACGTTGCAAAGCAGCTGAACGAAGAACTACTTGGCACGGCTAAAAC ACGGCACAAACGATTATCGGATCAAAGGCGAGCAGAACTAGAGACCCTGATGGCTCTTTCAAAGATGACGGAAAAATTGGTCAACGTAATAAGGGGAGGACGACACTTGGACCTGACGAAATC CGGTCGAAGGAAACGATCGATCTTCGATTTAAACGTGAAGAATCTTCAAAAGCTATTCCGACTTTCAGGGAAAATCGGTTACAAGGGAAATAAGGCCTATCCTGTTGTTAG ttGA
- the LOC117609218 gene encoding uncharacterized protein LOC117609218 isoform X2, giving the protein MQSINGVKSLFVTLMVLSVLDLILMPTTTHARPPPSLLRQRRVSDQRLAEIETIIGLENVKGKVVTVPVGFGVVDINKIGRRRRSATNNRLETLQRILRIVANDPELLDDEKILSLPMKMKESRHAANDEWFI; this is encoded by the exons ATGCAAAGCATCAACGGAGTGAAAAGTTTGTTTGTCACGTTGATGGTGTTGAGTGTCCTGGACCTGATCCTGATGCCGACCACGACTCACGCGAGACCGCCACCCTCTTTGCTCAG ACAGAGACGAGTATCGGACCAGAGGCTCGCCGAAATAGAAACGATTATTGGACTGGAGAACGTGAAAGGAAAAGTTGTGACGGTCCCCGTTGGATTCGGTGTAGTTGATATAAATAAGAT AGGTCGTAGACGAAGATCCGCCACGAATAATCGACTCGAAACCCTGCAACGCATCCTGAGAATCGTTGCAAACGATCCCGAGCTGCTCGACGACGAGAAGATTCTTTCCTTGCCAATG AAGATGAAAGAGAGCCGACATGCAGCCAACGACGAATGGTTCATTTAA